The Pirellulimonas nuda genome includes a region encoding these proteins:
- a CDS encoding M14 family zinc carboxypeptidase, whose amino-acid sequence MPSLPALLMVGASLLALPLAAAALPPLEYVANCADPEAACRALAGERVKVAEIGRTAQGQPVLALTVGGPQADSRPGVLVVAPQGDLLYQSELALRLVKRLDGVVAQDDSVTFYVIPYPSPDATQSRLGKLDAQRSTNTRPTDDDRDGAVDEDPSEDLNADGAITQMRVADPAGEYLPLPAEPRLMVKADPARGERGAYRLLSEGIDNDHDELWNEDPAGGVDLNRNFTFEYPYFTAGAGPNQVSEPESRAVADFAFDHPNIFLVVTLGPQDNLTSPWKAGSGNERIKRTPPKPDADAYEALSKKFLEGFDKKHAPSSAKLDGSFTGWAYYHYGRWTLATPGWWIDCLKASKDDQASKGPEGEDKSNGDSDADPNPDPDKEDDKGADKGPDAEEKPDAKEKTGAEEKTGENTDKKPQSSATGSKKEPEDKRLEPERFELKWLDEHDAEAFAAWTKVDHPDFPGKAVEVGGVKPYAVAPEFDSLDALADAHAKFLGEVLAMRPRLKLVDTRVEELGAGVCRITTKVLNDGLLPTVSQMGETSGKLQRLQVELTGPEGTQVLAGPLRQRVARLGAGASAEHTWLVRISDGDAARFHLKCGEPSVGFVEQDCDAATEK is encoded by the coding sequence ATGCCGTCACTCCCGGCCCTCTTGATGGTCGGCGCGTCGCTGCTGGCGTTGCCGCTAGCGGCCGCCGCGCTGCCGCCGCTTGAATACGTCGCCAACTGCGCCGACCCCGAGGCGGCCTGCCGCGCCCTGGCCGGCGAGCGGGTGAAGGTCGCCGAGATCGGCCGCACCGCCCAGGGGCAGCCCGTGCTGGCGCTCACGGTCGGCGGGCCGCAGGCCGACAGCCGCCCCGGCGTGCTGGTGGTGGCCCCGCAGGGAGACCTGCTTTACCAGAGCGAGCTGGCGCTGCGGCTGGTCAAACGCCTCGACGGCGTGGTCGCCCAAGACGACTCGGTCACGTTCTACGTGATCCCCTACCCCTCGCCGGACGCCACGCAGAGCCGCCTCGGCAAGCTCGACGCGCAGCGCTCGACCAACACCCGTCCGACCGACGACGACCGCGACGGCGCCGTGGACGAAGACCCCTCGGAAGACCTGAACGCCGACGGCGCCATCACCCAGATGCGCGTCGCCGACCCCGCCGGCGAGTACCTGCCCCTCCCCGCCGAGCCCCGGCTGATGGTCAAGGCCGACCCGGCCCGCGGCGAGCGTGGCGCCTACCGGCTGCTGAGCGAAGGGATCGACAACGACCACGACGAGCTGTGGAACGAAGACCCCGCCGGCGGGGTCGACCTGAACCGCAACTTTACGTTCGAGTACCCCTACTTCACGGCCGGCGCCGGCCCGAACCAGGTGAGCGAGCCGGAGAGCCGCGCGGTGGCCGACTTCGCCTTTGACCACCCCAACATCTTCTTGGTGGTAACGCTGGGGCCGCAGGACAACCTCACGAGCCCCTGGAAAGCGGGGTCGGGCAACGAGCGGATCAAGCGGACGCCCCCCAAGCCGGACGCCGACGCCTACGAGGCGCTCTCTAAGAAGTTCTTGGAAGGCTTCGACAAGAAGCACGCGCCGAGCTCGGCCAAGCTGGACGGCTCGTTCACCGGTTGGGCGTACTACCACTACGGACGTTGGACGTTGGCGACGCCGGGGTGGTGGATCGATTGCTTGAAAGCATCCAAGGACGATCAGGCCTCGAAGGGGCCGGAAGGAGAGGACAAGAGCAACGGCGACAGCGACGCCGACCCCAATCCCGATCCCGACAAAGAAGACGACAAGGGCGCCGACAAAGGGCCCGACGCCGAGGAAAAGCCCGACGCCAAGGAAAAGACCGGCGCCGAGGAAAAGACCGGAGAGAACACGGACAAGAAGCCACAGTCCTCCGCAACCGGCTCCAAGAAAGAACCGGAAGACAAGCGGCTAGAGCCCGAGCGCTTCGAGCTTAAGTGGCTCGACGAGCACGACGCCGAGGCGTTCGCCGCCTGGACCAAGGTGGACCACCCCGATTTCCCCGGCAAGGCAGTCGAGGTGGGGGGGGTAAAGCCCTACGCGGTCGCCCCGGAGTTCGACTCGCTCGACGCGCTGGCGGACGCCCACGCCAAGTTTCTTGGCGAAGTGCTCGCCATGCGGCCGCGGCTCAAGCTGGTCGACACGCGGGTCGAAGAACTGGGCGCCGGCGTCTGCCGTATCACGACCAAGGTGCTGAACGACGGGCTGCTGCCGACCGTTTCGCAGATGGGGGAGACCTCCGGCAAGCTGCAGCGGCTGCAGGTCGAGCTGACCGGGCCCGAAGGGACGCAGGTGCTGGCCGGTCCGCTGCGGCAGCGTGTGGCGCGGCTCGGCGCGGGCGCCTCGGCCGAACACACCTGGCTGGTGCGGATCTCCGACGGCGACGCGGCGCGCTTCCACCTGAAGTGCGGCGAGCCCTCGGTCGGGTTTGTCGAGCAGGACTGCGACGCCGCAACGGAGAAGTAG
- a CDS encoding TIM barrel protein, protein MLNDQLLEQAVRALDHFEIETPSWGYADTGTRFGKFFQEAAAIDTADKLADAGHVHRLTGCCPSVAVHVLWDFSDASPPAAVAEAAEQHGVRVGSINPNLFQDQQYKLGSFGSPDPEAREAALEHCVDSVRIGQQVGSNLVSLWFADGTNYPGQDSIRARKQRFEKLLTECHGALSEDQMLLVEYKPFEPAFYHTDVADWGMAYLLAKKAGSRARVLVDTGHHYLAQNIEQIVAWLLDERMLGGFHFNDRRYADDDLTLGSIDPYQVFRIFNEIHAYAHDHGGPSAENAYPEIAYMVDQSHNLKPKIEAMIQTVTMAQELYAKAALVDRDRLAGHQAAGRIVDAEEELRRAFRTDVTPALEAWRKGRGLAACPLAAHRESGYAEQAAKDRTRRRKELGITQGASYA, encoded by the coding sequence ATGCTCAACGACCAGCTCCTCGAACAAGCCGTCCGCGCCCTCGACCATTTTGAGATCGAGACCCCCAGTTGGGGCTACGCCGACACCGGCACCCGGTTCGGGAAGTTCTTTCAGGAGGCCGCGGCGATCGACACGGCGGACAAGCTGGCCGACGCGGGGCATGTGCATCGGCTCACCGGGTGCTGCCCGAGCGTCGCGGTGCACGTGCTGTGGGACTTCAGCGACGCCTCGCCCCCGGCGGCGGTCGCCGAGGCGGCCGAGCAGCACGGCGTGCGCGTCGGCTCGATCAACCCCAACCTGTTCCAGGACCAGCAGTACAAGCTGGGGTCTTTTGGGTCGCCCGACCCAGAGGCGCGCGAGGCCGCCCTGGAGCACTGTGTCGATTCGGTCCGCATCGGCCAGCAGGTCGGCAGCAACCTCGTGTCGCTGTGGTTCGCGGACGGCACCAACTACCCCGGGCAGGACAGCATCCGCGCCCGCAAGCAGCGGTTCGAGAAGCTGCTGACCGAGTGCCACGGCGCGCTCTCTGAGGACCAGATGCTGCTGGTGGAGTACAAGCCGTTCGAGCCGGCGTTCTACCACACCGACGTAGCCGACTGGGGGATGGCCTACCTGCTGGCGAAGAAGGCGGGGAGCCGTGCGCGGGTGCTGGTCGACACCGGGCATCACTACTTGGCGCAGAACATCGAGCAGATCGTTGCGTGGCTGCTGGACGAGCGGATGCTGGGGGGCTTCCACTTCAACGACCGCCGCTACGCAGACGACGACCTCACGCTCGGCTCGATCGACCCCTACCAGGTGTTCCGCATCTTCAACGAGATCCACGCGTACGCCCACGACCACGGGGGCCCATCTGCCGAGAACGCATACCCAGAGATCGCCTACATGGTCGACCAGTCGCACAACCTCAAGCCAAAAATCGAAGCGATGATCCAGACCGTCACGATGGCGCAGGAACTGTACGCCAAGGCGGCGTTGGTGGACCGCGACCGGCTGGCCGGGCATCAGGCCGCGGGACGCATCGTGGACGCCGAAGAAGAGCTGCGGCGGGCGTTCCGCACGGATGTAACGCCGGCGCTCGAGGCGTGGCGCAAGGGCCGAGGCCTCGCGGCGTGCCCGCTGGCGGCGCACCGCGAGAGCGGTTATGCGGAGCAGGCGGCCAAAGACCGCACCCGGCGGCGAAAGGAATTGGGGATCACACAAGGGGCGAGCTACGCTTGA